The Anolis carolinensis isolate JA03-04 chromosome 2, rAnoCar3.1.pri, whole genome shotgun sequence genome has a window encoding:
- the c2h18orf54 gene encoding lung adenoma susceptibility protein 2, with protein sequence MACFIKKGNVCSPETTVSSLLANGSLHSSNSSSSLNAHSSIQYKDKLYRSASQALEAYIEDFDRSLVSPNQRPGKIWITQSTLKDASSLEDNVKHKYDNLKHHATSGSAAPHLRRKTAYELDLLSLTTDDLLTFPADGSAPFTQSSAFRSGPLRSNLNRTSLVTSASCFPHRTSSFGNKEFNFREKPVSSLHTDSNGKPFACHKYDSGLLEKDPQIEQEFVSHNNYPRWFTSQKSDLHISGLSSIPDIKYPTWLKSHNLLSDSSNESSTLPHVEENNPTSVQDKKKQLRNQTQNRSNIFGNNLLDMEYKQDVKNSCQYDAPGVCFIPRASKKHMPLLKDDDVDILLHKAWKTLESSAEELTSALKNDGSPCTVDVLEGERSWDNGPVGLKSPVPVCCEEEKSLQGPKAGIVKGFLEDCLKNSSQESTFSGGNHHGPVEALKLMLFNLQAVQHSFNQNKTTGQNEEFKKIFDDGVEFDDDDTIPVRQSLQRALHHLSRLKGLVEDTDYKEEEIELAKT encoded by the exons ATGGCTTGCTtcattaaaaaaggaaatgtCTGCTCTCCTGAAACAACAGTGTCTTCCCTGCTAGCAAACGGTAGTCTTcatagcagcaacagcagcagctccCTCAATGCCCACAGCTCCATTCAGTACAAGGACAAGTTGTACAGGTCTGCATCTCAAGCTCTAGAGGCATACATTGAAGATTTTGATCGAAGTCTTGTCTCACCGAATCAAAGGCCAGGGAAAATCTGGATTACTCAGAGTACTCTCAAAGACGCCAGTTCTTTGGAGGACAATGTCAAGCACAAATATG ATAATTTAAAGCACCATGCAACATCAGGTTCAGCTGCTCCACATCTACGAAGAAAAACAGCATACGAGCTTGATCTGCTCAGTCTCACTACAGATGACCTTCTGACATTCCCTGCCGATGGTTCTGCACCTTTCACCCAGTCTTCTGCTTTTAGGTCAGGTCCTCTGCGCAGCAACCTGAACAGAACGTCACTGGTAACTTCAGCTTCCTGTTTTCCTCACCGGACTTCATCCTTTGGCAATAAAGAATTTAATTTTCGAGAAAAACCTGTTTCCTCTTTGCATACAGACTCTAATGGAAAACCGTTTGCATGTCACAAATATGATTCTGGACTTCTTGAGAAGGATCCTCAAATAGAACAAGAGTTTGTTTCTCATAACAACTATCCAAGGTGGTTCACAAGTCAGAAATCCGATTTGCATATTTCAGGGCTAAGCAGTATTCCTGATATTAAGTATCCAACCTGGCTGAAGAGTCATAATCTTTTGTCAGATTCAAGCAATGAAAGTTCTACCCTGCCACACGTTGAGGAGAATAATCCCACATCTGTGCAAGATAAGAAGAAACAGTTACGGAATCAAACTCAAAATCGATCAAACATTTTTGGCAATAATTTATTAGACATGGAATATAAGCAAGATGTTAAAAACAGCTGCCAATATGATGCTCCGGGTGTTTGTTTCATACCTCGGGCCTCAAAAAAACACATGCCTCTACTTAAAG ATGATGATGTTGACATACTACTTCACAAGGCATGGAAAACTCTAGAATCATCTGCTGAGGAATTAACTAGTGCCCTGAAAAATGATGGGAGTCCTTGTACAGTGGATGTGCTGGAAGGAGAGAGGTCATGGGATAATGGCCCGGTTGGTTT GAAATCTCCAGTGCCTGTGTGCTGTGAGGAGGAGAAGTCTCTTCAAGGTcccaaagcaggtattgtgaaaGGGTTTTTGGAAGATTGTTTAAAGAACAGCAGCCAG GAGAGTACATTTTCTGGAGGGAATCATCATGGGCCTGTGGAAGCTTTGAAGCTGATGCTATTTAATCTTCAAGCAGTTCAACATAGCTTTAACCAGAACAAAACTACTGGACAAAATGAGGAGTTTAAAAAA